A single Defluviitalea saccharophila DNA region contains:
- the serC gene encoding 3-phosphoserine/phosphohydroxythreonine transaminase, producing MDRVYNFSAGPSMLPEEVLRKAQEELVIYRDTGMSVMEMSHRSKAYQAIIDEAEAVLREIMNIPENYKVLFLQGGASSQFAMVPLNLFKNSKKADYVKTGLWAKKAIAEASRYGTVNVVASSEDATFNYIPELDKSTFSPDADYFYITTNNTIYGTRYIELPDTGDVPLVADMSSNILSEVYDVSKFGVIFAGAQKNMGPAGLTVVIIREDLIGNAMDITPTMFDYKIHAENGSMYNTPPTYSIYIAKLVFEWVKNMGGVAAMQKINEEKAKLLYDYLDQSSFFKGTVVPKYRSLMNIPFVSPSADLDAKFIKEATAQGLVNLKGHRTVGGMRASIYNAMPVEGVKTLVEFMKKFEMENR from the coding sequence ATGGATAGAGTGTATAACTTTTCAGCAGGTCCTTCGATGCTGCCTGAAGAAGTCTTAAGAAAAGCTCAAGAAGAATTGGTTATTTACAGAGACACCGGCATGTCAGTAATGGAAATGAGCCATCGTTCAAAAGCGTATCAAGCAATTATTGATGAAGCCGAAGCAGTTCTTAGAGAAATTATGAATATTCCAGAGAACTATAAGGTTCTTTTTTTACAAGGGGGAGCTTCTAGCCAATTTGCTATGGTTCCTTTAAATCTATTTAAAAACAGTAAGAAAGCAGATTATGTAAAAACAGGTTTATGGGCTAAAAAGGCTATTGCTGAAGCAAGCAGATATGGAACAGTAAATGTAGTTGCTTCTTCAGAAGATGCAACTTTTAATTATATTCCCGAGTTAGATAAAAGCACCTTTTCACCTGATGCAGATTATTTTTACATAACAACCAATAACACCATTTATGGAACGAGATATATTGAGCTGCCTGACACTGGAGATGTACCTCTGGTAGCTGATATGTCTTCAAATATTTTATCTGAAGTATATGATGTGAGTAAGTTTGGCGTAATTTTTGCCGGGGCACAAAAGAATATGGGACCTGCCGGACTTACTGTGGTTATTATTCGTGAAGACTTGATTGGAAATGCGATGGATATCACACCAACTATGTTTGATTATAAAATCCATGCAGAGAACGGTTCTATGTATAATACACCACCTACTTACAGCATATATATAGCAAAATTAGTTTTTGAATGGGTTAAAAATATGGGTGGCGTAGCTGCAATGCAAAAAATCAATGAAGAAAAAGCTAAGCTTCTTTATGACTATTTAGATCAATCAAGCTTCTTTAAAGGAACAGTAGTTCCAAAATATCGTTCTTTAATGAATATTCCTTTTGTTTCTCCATCAGCAGACTTAGATGCTAAATTTATAAAAGAAGCGACTGCTCAAGGTCTAGTGAATTTAAAAGGCCATAGAACAGTTGGCGGAATGCGTGCAAGCATATATAATGCAATGCCTGTAGAGGGAGTAAAAACCTTAGTTGAATTTATGAAGAAGTTCGAAATGGAAAATCGATAG
- the argF gene encoding ornithine carbamoyltransferase: protein MNLRGRSLLTLKDFTPNEIEYLLDLAEDLKRKKRMGIKGELLQGKNIALIFEKPSTRTRCAFTVACIDEGAHPEYLGKDDIQLGHKESIEDTARVLGRLFDGIQFRGFKQKTVEKLAQYSGVPVWNGLTDTYHPTQILADLLTIKEKFGDLKGIRFVYTGDGRNNMANSLMIGSAKMGMDFVIAAPKELWPEESLVEECKLFAEASKGKITITEDVQSAVEGADVIYTDVWCSMGEEEKSEERIKLLKPYQVNTSLMKKTGKDHTIFMHCLPAVKGNEVTEEVFEGKASVVFDEAENRMHTIKAVMVATLA from the coding sequence ATGAATCTAAGAGGACGAAGTCTTTTAACTTTAAAAGACTTCACACCGAATGAAATTGAGTATTTATTAGATTTGGCAGAGGATTTAAAAAGAAAAAAGAGAATGGGAATCAAGGGAGAACTTTTGCAAGGGAAAAACATAGCTCTTATCTTTGAAAAACCTTCAACACGAACACGATGTGCTTTTACCGTAGCCTGCATTGATGAAGGAGCCCATCCGGAATATTTGGGTAAAGATGACATTCAATTAGGACATAAGGAATCCATTGAAGACACTGCAAGGGTACTGGGCCGTCTTTTTGACGGAATTCAATTTAGAGGGTTTAAACAAAAAACGGTTGAAAAACTGGCCCAGTACAGCGGAGTGCCAGTTTGGAACGGATTGACCGATACTTATCATCCGACACAAATACTTGCTGACCTATTAACGATTAAAGAAAAATTTGGGGATTTAAAAGGAATTCGTTTCGTATATACGGGGGACGGCCGAAACAATATGGCCAATAGTTTAATGATTGGTTCCGCAAAAATGGGAATGGATTTTGTTATTGCTGCCCCAAAGGAATTATGGCCTGAAGAATCCTTAGTTGAAGAATGCAAATTATTTGCAGAAGCGTCAAAAGGGAAAATTACGATTACGGAAGATGTTCAGTCTGCTGTGGAAGGAGCAGATGTTATTTATACAGATGTATGGTGCTCCATGGGAGAAGAAGAAAAATCCGAAGAACGCATTAAACTACTAAAGCCATATCAAGTGAATACATCTTTGATGAAGAAAACCGGAAAAGATCATACAATTTTTATGCATTGTCTTCCGGCAGTTAAGGGAAATGAGGTAACAGAGGAAGTTTTTGAAGGCAAGGCTTCGGTTGTATTTGATGAAGCAGAAAATAGAATGCATACGATTAAAGCTGTAATGGTAGCAACATTAGCTTAA